Proteins encoded together in one Balaenoptera musculus isolate JJ_BM4_2016_0621 chromosome 6, mBalMus1.pri.v3, whole genome shotgun sequence window:
- the B4GALT1 gene encoding beta-1,4-galactosyltransferase 1 isoform X5, with protein sequence MRFREPLLGGSAAMPGASLQRACRLLVAVCALHLGVTLVYYLVGRDLSRLPQLVGVPTPLQGSSNGAAAIGQPSGELRPRGAAPPPPLRTSSKPRLGGASNPDADSRPGPGPGPGPGSNLTSAPVPPATALSLPACPEESPLLVGPMLIEFNIPVDLKLVEEQNPKVKVGGRYTPKDCISPHKVAIIIPFRNRQEHLKYWLYYLHPILQRQQLDYGIYVINQVFNCKIRYAY encoded by the exons ATGAGGTTTCGGGAGCCGCTCCTGGGCGGCAGCGCCGCGATGCCGGGCGCGTCCCTGCAGCGGGCCTGCCGCCTGCTCGTGGCTGTCTGTGCGCTGCATCTTGGAGTCACCCTCGTCTACTACCTGGTCGGCCGCGACCTGAGCCGCCTGCCTCAGCTGGTCGGGGTGCCCACACCGCTGCAGGGCAGCTCTAACGGCGCCGCCGCCATCGGGCAGCCCTCCGGGGAGCTCCGGCCCCGAGGGGCCGCACCGCCGCCTCCTTTGCGCACCTCTTCCAAGCCGCGCTTGGGTGGCGCCTCCAACCCAGACGCGGACTCtcgccccggccccggccccggccccggccccgggaGCAACTTGACTTCGGCCCCAGTGCCCCCCGCCACAGCACTGTCGCTTCCCGCATGCCCTGAGGAGTCCCCGCTGCTCG TCGGCCCCATGCTGATTGAGTTTAACATACCTGTGGACCTGAAGCTTGTGGAGGAACAGAACCCGAAGGTGAAGGTGGGTGGTCGCTACACCCCCAAGGACTGCATCTCTCCTCACAAGGTGGCCATCATCATTCCATTCCGCAACCGGCAGGAACACCTCAAGTACTGGCTGTATTATTTGCACCCAATCCTACAGCGTCAGCAGTTGGACTATGGCATCTATGTTATCAACCAG gtttttaattgtaaaatacgATATGCCTACTGA
- the B4GALT1 gene encoding beta-1,4-galactosyltransferase 1 isoform X2 — protein sequence MRFREPLLGGSAAMPGASLQRACRLLVAVCALHLGVTLVYYLVGRDLSRLPQLVGVPTPLQGSSNGAAAIGQPSGELRPRGAAPPPPLRTSSKPRLGGASNPDADSRPGPGPGPGPGSNLTSAPVPPATALSLPACPEESPLLVGPMLIEFNIPVDLKLVEEQNPKVKVGGRYTPKDCISPHKVAIIIPFRNRQEHLKYWLYYLHPILQRQQLDYGIYVINQISKRPTPAISSCPPQSKLAEQLGKPAWTSGPTVPANTGHCLGWGFSQSVLSEMEI from the exons ATGAGGTTTCGGGAGCCGCTCCTGGGCGGCAGCGCCGCGATGCCGGGCGCGTCCCTGCAGCGGGCCTGCCGCCTGCTCGTGGCTGTCTGTGCGCTGCATCTTGGAGTCACCCTCGTCTACTACCTGGTCGGCCGCGACCTGAGCCGCCTGCCTCAGCTGGTCGGGGTGCCCACACCGCTGCAGGGCAGCTCTAACGGCGCCGCCGCCATCGGGCAGCCCTCCGGGGAGCTCCGGCCCCGAGGGGCCGCACCGCCGCCTCCTTTGCGCACCTCTTCCAAGCCGCGCTTGGGTGGCGCCTCCAACCCAGACGCGGACTCtcgccccggccccggccccggccccggccccgggaGCAACTTGACTTCGGCCCCAGTGCCCCCCGCCACAGCACTGTCGCTTCCCGCATGCCCTGAGGAGTCCCCGCTGCTCG TCGGCCCCATGCTGATTGAGTTTAACATACCTGTGGACCTGAAGCTTGTGGAGGAACAGAACCCGAAGGTGAAGGTGGGTGGTCGCTACACCCCCAAGGACTGCATCTCTCCTCACAAGGTGGCCATCATCATTCCATTCCGCAACCGGCAGGAACACCTCAAGTACTGGCTGTATTATTTGCACCCAATCCTACAGCGTCAGCAGTTGGACTATGGCATCTATGTTATCAACCAG ATTTCCAAACGTCCTACACCAGCTATTTCCTCCTGCCCGCCCCAGTCCAAGCTGGCAGAACAACTAGGCAAGCCAGCTTGGACCAGTGGCCCCACTGTGCCGGCTAACACTGGACACTGCCTAGGATGGGGCTTCTCCCAAAGTGTGCTTTCGGAAATGGAGATCTGA
- the B4GALT1 gene encoding beta-1,4-galactosyltransferase 1 isoform X6, with protein MRFREPLLGGSAAMPGASLQRACRLLVAVCALHLGVTLVYYLVGRDLSRLPQLVGVPTPLQGSSNGAAAIGQPSGELRPRGAAPPPPLRTSSKPRLGGASNPDADSRPGPGPGPGPGSNLTSAPVPPATALSLPACPEESPLLVGPMLIEFNIPVDLKLVEEQNPKVKVGGRYTPKDCISPHKVAIIIPFRNRQEHLKYWLYYLHPILQRQQLDYGIYVINQS; from the exons ATGAGGTTTCGGGAGCCGCTCCTGGGCGGCAGCGCCGCGATGCCGGGCGCGTCCCTGCAGCGGGCCTGCCGCCTGCTCGTGGCTGTCTGTGCGCTGCATCTTGGAGTCACCCTCGTCTACTACCTGGTCGGCCGCGACCTGAGCCGCCTGCCTCAGCTGGTCGGGGTGCCCACACCGCTGCAGGGCAGCTCTAACGGCGCCGCCGCCATCGGGCAGCCCTCCGGGGAGCTCCGGCCCCGAGGGGCCGCACCGCCGCCTCCTTTGCGCACCTCTTCCAAGCCGCGCTTGGGTGGCGCCTCCAACCCAGACGCGGACTCtcgccccggccccggccccggccccggccccgggaGCAACTTGACTTCGGCCCCAGTGCCCCCCGCCACAGCACTGTCGCTTCCCGCATGCCCTGAGGAGTCCCCGCTGCTCG TCGGCCCCATGCTGATTGAGTTTAACATACCTGTGGACCTGAAGCTTGTGGAGGAACAGAACCCGAAGGTGAAGGTGGGTGGTCGCTACACCCCCAAGGACTGCATCTCTCCTCACAAGGTGGCCATCATCATTCCATTCCGCAACCGGCAGGAACACCTCAAGTACTGGCTGTATTATTTGCACCCAATCCTACAGCGTCAGCAGTTGGACTATGGCATCTATGTTATCAACCAG